In the Ipomoea triloba cultivar NCNSP0323 chromosome 6, ASM357664v1 genome, one interval contains:
- the LOC116022128 gene encoding UDP-glycosyltransferase 91C1 produces MGTEKPLHIVMFPWLAIGHLIPFHHLSKCLAQRGHKVSFISTPRNLERLPTTPSHLAPFIHLVSLPLPKVENLPHHAESSMDIPHHKAQFLKIAFDNLESPLTKFLQNSNPFPDWIIYDYASHWLPRIATQLKISSAYLSLFTAATMAFIGPPSVILSGGREFNPEAVTVAPNWVPFQSDVVYRPHEIMKYSDGAVGNESGTPDEVRFGLAVDESDIVLFRTCVEFEPEWFDLVCKLYNKPVISIGVLPPEMDGGDQAWIKIKEWLDEQRVNSVIYVALGTEVTLSQTELRELATGLEKCGLPFFWVLRNPPGSTRGYSEMLPTGFTDRVRNRGVVSTEWVPQAKILSHPAIAGFLTHCGWNSVIEGLCCGRVLIMFPVMNDQGLNARLLAGKKVGVEIPRDERDGSFTSDSVAESVELAVLSEAGESLRANARRMKELFGDGDRNGSCMDSFVSYLRKNKTKFMGSE; encoded by the coding sequence ATGGGTACTGAAAAGCCTCTGCATATAGTTATGTTCCCATGGCTAGCCATTGGCCATCTCATACCCTTCCACCATCTATCAAAATGCTTAGCTCAAAGAGGCCATAAAGTCTCCTTCATATCCACTCCAAGAAACCTTGAAAGATTGCCAACAACACCATCTCACCTAGCCCCCTTCATACATTTAGTTAGCCTCCCCCTTCCTAAAGTTGAAAACTTGCCACACCATGCTGAGTCTTCCATGGACATTCCACACCACAAAGCTCAGTTCTTGAAGATAGCCTTTGACAATCTCGAGTCTCCTTTAACcaaatttcttcaaaattcaAACCCATTCCCAGATTGGATCATCTATGATTATGCCTCTCATTGGCTCCCCAGAATTGCAACTCAACTGAAGATCTCATCTGCGTACTTGAGTCTCTTTACTGCTGCAACTATGGCGTTTATTGGCCCTCCATCTGTGATACTCAGTGGTGGAAGAGAATTTAATCCCGAGGCTGTCACGGTTGCTCCAAATTGGGTTCCTTTTCAATCCGACGTCGTTTACCGCCCGCATGAAATTATGAAGTATTCCGACGGTGCCGTCGGGAACGAGTCCGGTACGCCGGACGAGGTCCGGTTCGGTTTAGCGGTAGATGAGAGTGATATCGTGTTGTTTAGAACGTGCGTCGAGTTTGAACCGGAGTGGTTCGATCTGGTTTGTAAGCTTTATAATAAACCGGTGATATCCATCGGCGTTTTGCCGCCGGAAATGGACGGTGGGGATCAGGCGTGGATTAAGATCAAGGAATGGCTAGATGAGCAGCGAGTCAACTCGGTTATTTACGTCGCGCTGGGGACCGAGGTGACTCTGAGTCAAACAGAACTCCGCGAGTTGGCTACCGGGCTAGAGAAATGCGGGTTGCCGTTCTTCTGGGTACTGAGAAACCCGCCCGGGTCAACTCGAGGCTACTCAGAGATGCTCCCTACTGGGTTCACAGACCGAGTTAGAAACCGCGGGGTGGTATCCACTGAGTGGGTCCCGCAGGCTAAGATACTGAGTCATCCCGCAATTGCGGGTTTCTTGACTCACTGCGGATGGAACTCAGTCATAGAAGGATTATGCTGCGGGCGCGTTTTGATTATGTTCCCGGTGATGAATGACCAAGGATTGAATGCAAGGCTGTTAGCGGGAAAGAAAGTGGGAGTAGAAATACCCAGAGATGAACGAGATGGATCGTTCACGAGCGACTCAGTAGCCGAGTCAGTCGAGTTGGCAGTACTGAGTGAAGCGGGCGAGTCACTACGAGCTAATGCGAGGAGAATGAAAGAATTATTCGGCGATGGAGATAGAAATGGAAGTTGCATGGACAGTTTTGTTAGTTATTTGAGAAAGAACAAGACAAAATTTATGGGTTCAGAATGA